A single genomic interval of Streptomyces graminofaciens harbors:
- the moaD gene encoding molybdopterin converting factor subunit 1, producing MRIVVMYFGALRERLAGVREEKVTVDEGTTAEGLVDRLCESYPGLAQHRGHARVAVNEDFAAASRVLSDGDVVALIPPVAGGSQTYCRLSGEPLSVDEVLNAVRGPGHGGTVVFIGTVRDHNQGRSVTRLEYEAYRSMALKVLADIIRRCEAIAPGVRVGIAHRTGRLEVGETAVILAAAAPHRAEAFEAARACIELLKEEVPIWKKEVSLDGAEWIGMGP from the coding sequence ATGCGGATCGTGGTGATGTACTTCGGGGCGCTTCGGGAACGGCTCGCCGGCGTCCGCGAGGAGAAGGTGACCGTGGACGAGGGCACTACGGCCGAGGGCCTTGTCGATCGCCTGTGTGAGTCGTACCCCGGTTTGGCGCAGCATCGTGGTCATGCACGGGTGGCGGTGAACGAGGATTTCGCCGCGGCCAGCCGTGTCCTGTCCGATGGTGATGTGGTGGCCTTGATTCCGCCGGTGGCGGGCGGTTCGCAGACGTATTGCCGCTTGAGCGGTGAACCGTTGAGCGTGGATGAGGTACTGAACGCCGTCCGAGGGCCGGGACACGGTGGCACGGTGGTGTTCATCGGCACCGTGCGCGATCACAACCAGGGGCGTTCGGTGACGCGCTTGGAGTACGAGGCGTACCGGAGCATGGCCCTGAAGGTCCTGGCCGACATCATTCGACGGTGTGAGGCGATTGCTCCTGGTGTTCGTGTCGGGATCGCCCACCGCACGGGGCGGTTGGAAGTCGGTGAGACCGCCGTGATTCTCGCAGCAGCGGCTCCGCATCGTGCTGAGGCGTTCGAGGCCGCTCGTGCGTGTATAGAGCTACTCAAGGAGGAAGTGCCGATCTGGAAGAAGGAGGTCTCCCTTGACGGAGCCGAGTGGATTGGCATGGGGCCATGA
- the moaA gene encoding GTP 3',8-cyclase MoaA, translating to MSRDHEGEPVLIDTFDRIARDLRVSLTDRCNLRCTYCMPEEGLDWLAKPELLTADEIVRLIHIAVTQLGIREVRFTGGEPLLRRDLLEVVGRVAALEPRPQMSLTTNGIGLARLAGPLREAGLDRVNVSLDTLRSETFRALARRDRLADVVAGLAAAHEAGMRPVKVNAVLMRGVNDDEAPDLLRWCLDREYELRFIEQMPLDAQHGWTRERMVTATEIFNLLVPVFDLSQDERQRGSDPAETWVVDGGPGRVGIIAAVTLPFCGSCDRTRLTADGQVRNCLFAREESDLRGLLRAGANDAEIAARWKAAMWAKKAGAGIDAPDFLQPARPMSAIGG from the coding sequence ATGTCGCGTGACCACGAGGGAGAGCCCGTGCTCATCGACACATTTGACCGGATAGCGAGAGACCTTCGGGTGTCGCTTACAGACCGTTGCAACCTGCGGTGCACATATTGCATGCCGGAAGAAGGCCTGGACTGGCTCGCCAAGCCGGAGTTGCTCACGGCAGACGAGATCGTCCGGCTGATCCACATCGCGGTGACGCAGCTGGGAATCCGGGAGGTTCGCTTCACCGGTGGCGAACCACTGCTGCGACGCGACCTGCTGGAGGTGGTGGGACGCGTCGCGGCGTTGGAACCGCGGCCGCAGATGTCGTTGACCACCAATGGCATCGGGCTCGCGCGGCTTGCCGGACCACTGCGTGAAGCCGGCCTCGACCGGGTCAACGTTTCCCTGGACACGTTGAGATCCGAGACGTTTCGCGCACTCGCACGACGAGATCGGCTCGCGGATGTGGTCGCCGGGCTCGCCGCAGCCCACGAAGCAGGCATGCGGCCGGTCAAGGTGAACGCGGTTCTCATGCGAGGCGTCAATGACGACGAGGCGCCGGACCTGCTGCGCTGGTGCCTCGACCGAGAGTACGAGCTTCGGTTCATCGAGCAGATGCCATTGGACGCCCAGCACGGCTGGACGCGGGAGCGCATGGTCACCGCGACGGAGATCTTCAACCTGCTGGTACCGGTGTTCGACCTGAGCCAGGACGAGCGGCAGCGCGGGAGCGATCCAGCGGAGACCTGGGTGGTGGACGGAGGCCCGGGCCGGGTGGGCATCATCGCCGCGGTGACGCTGCCCTTCTGCGGTTCCTGTGACCGGACCCGGCTGACCGCGGACGGCCAGGTCCGCAACTGCTTGTTCGCGCGTGAAGAATCCGACCTCCGGGGACTCCTGCGTGCCGGGGCCAACGATGCCGAAATCGCAGCACGATGGAAGGCCGCGATGTGGGCGAAGAAGGCCGGCGCGGGCATCGACGCCCCTGACTTTCTCCAGCCGGCCAGGCCGATGTCGGCGATCGGAGGGTGA
- a CDS encoding flavin monoamine oxidase family protein yields MTNEKDVVVVGAGYAGVTAARDLRDRGFSVTLLEARDRVGGRTYSRKFKNREELMEFGGAWIATDYMPNIAREVRRYDVPLMQSPDLTHYRFLIEDRLSMFPVPPDEITALERAWLAIAGAAERISAHLPLHMQPLADLDVSWAEFLGPLELPPATYDFYTAALSTYVGGHPHDFSALHTLGCIATLGKSPYNAFHGVLVDKFANGTEDLLHRMVDEAGIDLLLSTPVHSVRQDDNGVLVTSVEGDTFSARVCVVAVPTNTIRQIDLSPVLSDAKAAALAANHPGRGYRVNFLVEGAPAGFFALGWRAGLQMVVTEYQVDRNLALMSAFGAEGLYPLDPTDREQVQKALDPVLDGARVLEVDAHDFNADPFSDGTWRINPPGWARRFAKTMNEPEGRVFFAGSDVSFAMLNGWMEGAVDSGHLVADGVAAYLTHRSA; encoded by the coding sequence ATGACGAATGAGAAGGATGTTGTCGTCGTCGGTGCGGGGTACGCGGGAGTGACCGCAGCGCGCGACTTGAGGGATCGAGGCTTCTCGGTAACCCTTCTCGAGGCGCGCGACCGCGTGGGCGGCCGGACCTACTCGCGCAAGTTCAAGAACCGTGAGGAGCTCATGGAGTTCGGTGGCGCTTGGATCGCCACCGACTACATGCCGAACATCGCCCGCGAGGTGCGGCGGTACGACGTACCGCTCATGCAGAGCCCGGACCTGACCCACTACCGCTTCCTCATCGAGGACCGGCTCAGCATGTTCCCTGTCCCACCGGACGAGATCACCGCGCTCGAACGAGCGTGGCTGGCGATCGCCGGCGCTGCTGAACGGATCTCCGCTCATCTGCCGCTGCACATGCAGCCATTGGCAGACCTCGACGTGTCGTGGGCCGAGTTCCTCGGTCCGCTGGAACTGCCGCCGGCGACCTACGATTTCTACACTGCGGCACTGTCGACCTACGTCGGTGGGCACCCCCACGACTTCTCGGCCCTGCACACCCTCGGCTGCATCGCCACCCTCGGAAAGAGCCCCTACAACGCCTTTCACGGCGTGCTGGTGGACAAGTTCGCGAACGGGACGGAGGATCTGCTGCACCGGATGGTGGACGAGGCGGGGATCGACCTGCTTCTCTCCACGCCCGTCCATTCCGTGCGGCAGGACGACAATGGGGTCCTGGTCACCTCCGTCGAGGGTGACACCTTCTCGGCTCGAGTTTGTGTGGTGGCGGTTCCTACGAACACGATCCGACAGATCGATCTGTCACCGGTCCTGAGCGACGCAAAGGCCGCTGCCCTCGCGGCCAACCACCCGGGTCGCGGTTATCGCGTCAATTTCCTGGTGGAGGGGGCACCCGCGGGGTTCTTCGCTCTGGGTTGGCGTGCCGGACTGCAGATGGTGGTCACTGAGTACCAGGTCGACCGCAACCTGGCCCTGATGTCGGCGTTCGGCGCGGAAGGGCTGTATCCGCTCGACCCGACCGACCGCGAGCAGGTGCAGAAGGCGTTGGATCCTGTCCTGGACGGTGCCCGTGTGCTGGAGGTAGATGCGCACGACTTCAACGCCGATCCATTCAGCGACGGGACCTGGCGCATCAATCCGCCTGGTTGGGCGCGGCGGTTCGCGAAGACGATGAACGAACCTGAGGGGCGCGTCTTCTTCGCCGGTAGCGACGTCTCCTTCGCCATGTTGAACGGTTGGATGGAGGGCGCGGTCGACAGCGGCCATCTCGTCGCCGACGGAGTTGCCGCGTATCTCACGCATCGCTCAGCCTGA
- the purU gene encoding formyltetrahydrofolate deformylase — MNEIVLTLSCADRPGIVAAVAGFLAERGFSIRESQQFGDEETGLFFMRVHAVADRSADLSELRSQFQRVAEPLGMNAALHDPGHRHRLLVMVSKQGHCLNDLLHRVRTGSLRAEIVAIVSNHDDLRELVEWHRIPFHHVPVTPDTKPWAEDELRKLVTAYSAETVVLARYMQILSDPLCRELHGRAINIHHSLLPSFKGARPYFQAHARGVKVVGATAHYVTGDLDEGPIIEQDFARVDHSHSATDLTEIGRDLEAMALARAVTAHAEHRVVINGGKTVVFRR; from the coding sequence ATGAACGAAATTGTCTTGACGCTGTCCTGTGCGGACCGACCGGGCATTGTCGCGGCGGTTGCCGGCTTCCTCGCCGAGCGCGGTTTCAGCATTCGCGAAAGCCAGCAGTTCGGTGACGAGGAGACCGGTCTGTTCTTCATGAGGGTCCACGCCGTCGCCGACCGCTCAGCGGACCTTTCAGAACTCCGCTCACAGTTCCAGCGCGTTGCGGAGCCGCTGGGCATGAACGCAGCGCTTCACGACCCGGGCCATCGGCACCGCCTGCTCGTCATGGTGTCGAAGCAAGGGCACTGCCTCAACGACCTGTTGCACAGAGTCCGCACCGGCTCGCTCCGTGCGGAGATCGTCGCGATCGTTTCCAACCACGACGATCTACGGGAGCTCGTCGAGTGGCACAGGATCCCTTTCCACCACGTGCCCGTCACCCCGGACACAAAGCCGTGGGCTGAGGACGAGCTGCGCAAACTCGTCACCGCCTACTCCGCGGAGACGGTCGTCCTGGCCCGCTACATGCAGATCCTGTCCGACCCTCTGTGCCGGGAACTGCACGGGCGAGCGATCAACATCCACCACAGTCTGCTCCCCAGCTTCAAGGGAGCCCGCCCCTACTTCCAGGCCCACGCCCGGGGCGTCAAGGTCGTGGGCGCCACCGCGCACTATGTGACCGGGGACCTCGACGAGGGGCCGATCATCGAACAGGACTTCGCCCGTGTCGATCACAGTCACTCCGCGACGGACCTGACCGAGATAGGCCGCGACCTGGAGGCGATGGCACTTGCGCGTGCGGTGACCGCGCACGCGGAGCACCGTGTCGTGATCAACGGCGGCAAGACAGTGGTCTTCCGCCGCTGA
- a CDS encoding GcvT family protein: MDVKLPKRAQVVIVGGGIIGASTAYHLACRGWTDVVLLEKNQLTSGTTWHAAGLVTQARGTHATREVVQRSLAIFKSLERDTGFSTGFVQTGTMNLATSPERLQELRHQASVVRGNGIEARLLDVEQTLELHPLLNPDGLHGSLLFPGDGRGSATDTTISLIRGARQRRVQVLEGVEVLDVTTAQGRVTGVRTAQGDIEAEYVVNATGMWGREFGAKAGVDVPLQALAHYYVVTEAIAGLPRNLPTVKSGDEYAYIKDEAGALMVGFFEPGSYVWGSRGIPENKGFVQLPEDWDHLGPFYEKIMHRMPVLEDARIRLHFCGPESFTPDGQYHLGEAPRLRNYFVAAGFNSVGFLSGPGAGSVLADWIVDGRSPLDMPETDLGRVQRHETNRRFLEQRVLETLDESYEVHWPFQQRTSARPFRISPLHRRTEEAGAVFGELAGWERANWYAPSGVERRYEYSFDRPNWFEQSAAEHRAVREGVGVIDTSSFGKLLVQGRDAVRVLQRVSVNDLYTEPGRITYTQWLNEHGGIESDVTITRLAEDRFLVLSGPATVNRDLAHLERAIGDDDFCTVADVSGTMAMLAVMGPHARRLLQPLTDMDLSADGFPFGTSAEIDLGLGFVRATRVTYVGELGWELLIPADIAQHVWDVLFDAGQDLGIKPVGYHAMNSLRTEKAYRSWGHDISAGDNPLEAGLGFTVKWDKPGGFIGRDALLKAKDAGISRRLVQFLLNDPGPLLFHDEPIFRDGELVGRVASAQYGHTLGAAVALGWVSAPEAVDRHWFQEGSYEIEVAGRRVSAHASLRPLYDPKSERPKS, translated from the coding sequence ATGGACGTGAAGTTGCCGAAACGGGCGCAGGTCGTCATCGTCGGCGGTGGAATCATTGGCGCGAGTACCGCCTACCACCTCGCGTGCCGTGGTTGGACCGATGTGGTCCTGCTGGAGAAGAACCAGCTGACATCGGGCACGACCTGGCACGCCGCAGGCCTGGTGACGCAGGCGCGAGGCACCCACGCAACCCGCGAGGTGGTGCAGCGCAGCCTTGCGATCTTCAAGTCTCTCGAGCGGGACACCGGCTTTTCCACCGGTTTCGTGCAGACCGGCACCATGAACCTGGCCACGTCGCCTGAAAGGCTGCAGGAACTGCGGCATCAGGCCAGTGTCGTTCGCGGAAACGGGATCGAGGCTCGACTCCTTGATGTCGAGCAGACGCTGGAGCTCCATCCGTTGCTGAACCCGGACGGACTGCACGGAAGCCTGCTCTTCCCCGGAGACGGCAGGGGAAGCGCGACCGACACGACCATCTCGTTGATCCGGGGCGCGCGGCAGCGCCGCGTGCAGGTGCTCGAGGGCGTCGAGGTTCTCGATGTGACCACTGCGCAAGGTCGGGTCACGGGCGTGCGTACCGCCCAGGGCGACATCGAGGCGGAGTATGTGGTCAACGCGACGGGAATGTGGGGCCGGGAATTCGGTGCGAAGGCGGGTGTCGACGTGCCCCTGCAGGCCCTGGCCCACTATTACGTCGTCACCGAGGCGATCGCGGGCCTCCCGCGTAACCTGCCCACGGTCAAGAGTGGCGACGAGTACGCCTACATCAAGGACGAAGCCGGAGCCTTGATGGTCGGCTTCTTCGAGCCCGGCAGTTATGTCTGGGGCTCGCGCGGGATCCCGGAGAACAAGGGTTTCGTGCAGCTCCCGGAGGACTGGGACCATCTCGGTCCCTTCTACGAGAAGATCATGCACCGGATGCCCGTGCTGGAGGATGCCCGCATCCGCCTGCACTTCTGTGGCCCCGAGAGCTTCACCCCCGATGGTCAGTACCACCTCGGGGAGGCCCCGCGCCTGCGCAACTACTTCGTCGCGGCGGGGTTCAACTCGGTGGGCTTCCTGTCGGGGCCGGGTGCGGGGTCGGTGCTGGCCGACTGGATCGTCGACGGACGCAGTCCCCTGGACATGCCCGAGACCGACCTTGGCCGGGTGCAGCGGCACGAGACGAACCGCAGGTTCCTCGAGCAGCGGGTGCTGGAGACGTTGGACGAGTCGTACGAGGTCCACTGGCCGTTCCAGCAGCGCACCAGCGCTCGGCCCTTCAGGATCAGCCCACTGCACCGCCGGACCGAGGAAGCGGGTGCGGTCTTCGGTGAACTGGCCGGCTGGGAGCGGGCGAACTGGTATGCCCCTTCCGGTGTGGAGCGCCGCTACGAGTACTCCTTCGACCGGCCGAACTGGTTCGAGCAGTCGGCAGCGGAGCATCGTGCCGTCCGGGAGGGCGTCGGGGTCATCGACACCTCATCGTTCGGCAAGCTCCTGGTCCAAGGCCGCGACGCGGTGCGGGTGCTTCAGCGGGTGTCGGTCAACGACCTGTACACCGAACCCGGCCGCATCACATACACCCAGTGGCTCAACGAGCACGGCGGGATCGAGTCGGACGTGACGATCACGCGGCTCGCCGAGGACCGGTTCCTCGTCCTGTCCGGCCCGGCGACGGTCAACCGCGATCTGGCGCACCTGGAGCGCGCGATCGGTGACGACGACTTCTGCACCGTCGCCGACGTGAGTGGCACCATGGCGATGCTCGCGGTCATGGGCCCTCACGCCCGTCGGCTCCTGCAGCCGCTCACGGACATGGACCTGTCCGCCGACGGGTTCCCCTTCGGTACCTCGGCCGAGATCGACCTCGGCCTCGGCTTCGTACGCGCCACCCGCGTGACCTATGTGGGCGAGCTCGGCTGGGAACTGCTGATCCCGGCCGACATCGCCCAGCACGTGTGGGACGTCCTCTTCGACGCCGGACAGGACCTCGGCATCAAGCCGGTCGGCTACCACGCGATGAACTCACTGCGCACGGAGAAGGCCTACCGAAGCTGGGGACACGACATCTCCGCCGGGGACAACCCACTGGAGGCCGGCCTGGGATTCACCGTCAAGTGGGACAAGCCGGGCGGATTCATCGGCAGGGATGCACTGCTCAAGGCAAAGGACGCCGGTATATCGCGCAGGCTCGTCCAGTTCCTGCTGAACGATCCCGGCCCCCTCCTCTTCCACGACGAGCCGATCTTCCGGGACGGAGAGCTGGTGGGGCGGGTCGCCTCCGCTCAGTACGGCCACACGCTCGGCGCAGCGGTTGCACTTGGCTGGGTCAGCGCTCCCGAGGCCGTCGACAGGCACTGGTTCCAAGAGGGTTCCTACGAGATCGAGGTCGCGGGCCGGCGGGTGTCGGCACACGCCTCCCTGCGCCCCCTGTACGACCCGAAGTCCGAAAGGCCGAAGTCCTGA
- a CDS encoding bifunctional methylenetetrahydrofolate dehydrogenase/methenyltetrahydrofolate cyclohydrolase: protein MNSTEGVIDGNLAAKEIKEELRSRVERLATAGEPPGLGTILVGDDPASRSYVAGKHRDCADVGIRSLRVELPASASQREVLTEVERLNEDPQCSGFIVQLPLPAQIDMHAVLQAIDPDKDADGLHPANLGRLILGRPGTLPCTPRGILELLRRENVPITGAQFCVIGCGTTVGRPLALMLTRPTEHATVTLCHEATIDVAAHTRVADVVIAAAGAAHLVKPSWIRPGATVLSVGITRTIEGILGDVHPDVEQVAGKWTRATGGVGPMTRAMLLKNVVELAERRAD, encoded by the coding sequence GTGAACAGCACAGAAGGCGTCATCGACGGCAACCTCGCCGCAAAAGAGATCAAGGAGGAGCTGAGGAGCCGCGTCGAACGCCTGGCAACAGCAGGTGAGCCGCCCGGTCTCGGCACCATCCTGGTCGGTGACGATCCGGCCTCCCGCTCCTACGTCGCCGGAAAGCATCGGGACTGCGCGGACGTGGGGATCAGGTCCCTGCGCGTGGAGCTGCCGGCGAGCGCGTCTCAGCGAGAGGTGCTCACCGAGGTGGAACGCCTCAACGAAGACCCGCAGTGCTCCGGCTTCATCGTGCAGCTGCCACTTCCCGCCCAGATCGACATGCACGCGGTGCTGCAGGCCATCGATCCCGACAAGGACGCCGACGGCCTCCACCCCGCGAATCTCGGCCGTCTGATCCTCGGCCGCCCCGGCACGCTGCCCTGCACACCCCGGGGAATCCTGGAACTGCTCCGGCGTGAAAACGTCCCCATCACTGGAGCGCAGTTCTGTGTGATCGGTTGTGGAACGACGGTGGGGCGCCCACTCGCGCTCATGTTGACCCGGCCCACCGAACACGCGACGGTCACTCTGTGCCACGAAGCCACCATCGACGTGGCTGCGCACACCAGGGTCGCCGACGTGGTGATCGCCGCCGCCGGCGCCGCCCACCTGGTCAAGCCGTCCTGGATCAGGCCGGGGGCGACCGTGCTGTCGGTCGGCATCACCCGCACCATCGAGGGCATCCTCGGGGATGTCCATCCTGACGTCGAACAAGTGGCCGGCAAGTGGACACGGGCGACGGGCGGGGTGGGCCCTATGACGCGGGCCATGCTGCTGAAGAACGTCGTGGAGTTGGCCGAGCGGCGCGCAGACTGA
- a CDS encoding 3-hydroxybutyryl-CoA dehydrogenase — translation MATPVAPPLPRPQPALNGTCEDILRVGVVGAGLMGSGITEVCARAGLDVVVRETCPESVEAGRRRVLASLDRGLRSDKLTEADRDAALSRMHFTTDLGDLADRDLVIEAVAEDEQTKTEVFTALDKVVVRPSAILASNTSSIPIMKLGTATDRPGQVIGVHFFNPVPVLGLVELVPSLLTSGQTRARAEDFVTGVLGKQVVGSQDRAGFVVNALLVPYLLSAVRMLESGFASAGDIDNGMVLGCAHPMGPLRLADLIGLDTLKAIAESMYEEFKEPLYSPPPLLLRMVDAGLLGKKTGRGFHDYTPGKNDS, via the coding sequence ATGGCCACACCGGTCGCACCACCGTTGCCCCGTCCACAGCCCGCCCTGAACGGCACCTGCGAGGACATCCTCCGCGTGGGTGTCGTCGGGGCGGGGCTCATGGGTAGCGGCATCACGGAAGTCTGCGCGCGTGCCGGCCTCGACGTCGTCGTCCGGGAGACATGTCCTGAATCCGTCGAGGCAGGACGCCGAAGAGTCCTCGCCTCCCTCGACCGCGGCCTGCGCAGCGACAAGCTCACCGAAGCCGACCGCGATGCCGCGCTCAGTCGTATGCACTTCACCACCGACCTCGGGGACCTGGCCGACCGCGACCTCGTGATCGAGGCTGTGGCGGAGGACGAGCAGACCAAGACCGAGGTGTTCACCGCCCTCGACAAGGTCGTTGTCCGTCCGAGCGCGATCCTCGCCTCCAACACCTCGTCCATCCCGATCATGAAACTCGGGACAGCCACCGATCGGCCGGGCCAGGTCATCGGCGTCCACTTCTTCAATCCGGTACCGGTCCTGGGCCTGGTGGAACTGGTGCCGTCTCTGCTTACCAGCGGCCAAACCCGCGCCCGCGCCGAGGACTTCGTCACCGGAGTGCTTGGCAAGCAGGTCGTCGGCTCCCAGGACCGGGCCGGATTCGTCGTCAACGCCCTCCTCGTGCCGTACCTGCTCTCCGCCGTCCGCATGCTTGAATCCGGCTTCGCCTCCGCCGGCGACATCGACAACGGCATGGTCCTCGGCTGCGCCCACCCCATGGGCCCCCTGCGCCTTGCCGACCTCATCGGCCTCGACACTCTCAAGGCCATCGCCGAGTCAATGTACGAGGAGTTCAAGGAGCCCCTGTACTCCCCGCCGCCCCTCCTGCTGCGCATGGTCGACGCCGGGCTGCTCGGCAAGAAGACCGGCCGTGGCTTCCACGACTACACGCCGGGGAAGAACGACTCTTGA
- a CDS encoding acyl-CoA dehydrogenase family protein produces MSAAKPLKDPLDLLDIASVLTDEEREIQATVAKFLADRVRPHLGGWFENAHFARELAPELGKLGVLGMHLEGYGCAGTDAVSYGLACMELEAADSGFRSFVSVQGSLSMFSIWKWGSEEQKLQWLPRLAAGEAIGCFGLTEPDFGSDPAGMRTRAVRDGGDWILNGSKMWITNGGIADVATVWAQTEDGIRGFLLPRGTPGFTTQDIKQKMSLRASITSELSFHDVRLPESARLPHAKGLRGPLSCLNEARFGILFGVVGAARDSLQAAIDYADSRVQFGKPISAFQLTQKKLADMTVSLGSAALLAMHLGRLKDQGRIRPEQISVGKLNNVREAIAIARECRTVLGANGISLEYSPLRHANNLESVLTYEGTNEMHTLVVGQAITGYPAFR; encoded by the coding sequence ATGAGCGCCGCCAAGCCGCTGAAGGACCCCCTCGACCTGCTCGACATCGCCTCCGTTTTGACCGACGAGGAGCGCGAGATCCAGGCCACTGTCGCCAAATTCCTTGCCGACCGGGTGCGCCCGCATCTCGGCGGGTGGTTCGAGAATGCCCACTTCGCCCGTGAACTCGCCCCCGAACTCGGCAAGTTGGGCGTACTTGGCATGCATCTGGAAGGGTACGGCTGTGCCGGAACCGACGCCGTCAGCTACGGCCTGGCGTGCATGGAACTGGAGGCCGCCGACTCCGGCTTCCGCAGCTTCGTCTCCGTGCAGGGCTCGCTGTCGATGTTCTCCATCTGGAAGTGGGGCTCGGAGGAGCAGAAGCTTCAGTGGCTTCCGCGGCTCGCTGCCGGTGAGGCGATCGGCTGCTTCGGCCTGACCGAGCCCGACTTCGGCAGCGATCCCGCGGGGATGCGCACCCGGGCTGTGCGCGACGGCGGCGACTGGATCCTGAACGGCTCCAAGATGTGGATCACCAACGGCGGCATCGCCGACGTGGCCACCGTATGGGCGCAGACCGAGGACGGTATCCGTGGATTCCTCCTGCCGCGTGGCACCCCCGGCTTCACCACGCAGGACATCAAGCAGAAGATGTCGCTGCGTGCCTCCATCACCTCGGAGCTGTCCTTCCACGACGTACGGCTGCCCGAGTCGGCGCGCCTGCCGCACGCGAAGGGACTGCGTGGCCCGCTGTCCTGCCTGAACGAGGCCCGCTTCGGCATTCTGTTCGGTGTCGTCGGCGCGGCCCGCGACAGCCTGCAGGCGGCCATCGACTACGCCGACTCACGGGTGCAGTTCGGTAAGCCGATCAGTGCCTTCCAGCTCACTCAGAAGAAGCTCGCCGACATGACCGTCTCCCTCGGCAGCGCCGCACTGCTCGCCATGCACCTGGGCCGCCTGAAGGACCAGGGGCGCATCCGCCCCGAGCAGATCAGCGTCGGCAAGCTCAACAACGTCCGGGAGGCGATCGCGATCGCCCGCGAATGCCGCACGGTCCTCGGCGCCAACGGCATCTCCCTGGAGTACTCGCCGCTACGCCACGCGAACAACCTGGAATCGGTGCTCACCTACGAAGGCACCAACGAGATGCACACCCTCGTCGTCGGTCAGGCGATCACCGGCTACCCGGCATTCCGCTGA
- a CDS encoding CaiB/BaiF CoA transferase family protein, producing the protein MTRGPLSGLLVADFGRVLAAPYATMLLADLGADVIKVEHPDTGDDTRAWGPPHAHGEATYYLSVNRNKRSLTLDLRDEQDLRAATELVRRADVLFENFRPGIMGKYGLGYDRARELNPRLVYCSITGFGAGAGAALPGYDLLIQAVGGLMSVTGSASGQPVKTGVALVDVLTGLHAAIGVLAALRHREATGEGQHVQVNLLSCLLSSLVNQAGGYTLAGKVPGILGNRHPSIAPYEVFPTKDRPLAVAVGNDRQFRALCQGLDEPGLADDPRFATNTDRVAQVDELAERLRDLLSARTAPEWFDRLSPLGVPCGPVNDLAQAFDLADTLGLSPRATATGPDGSAMQLVANPIGLSSTPPRYERRPPCLGEHTDDLRAWLDS; encoded by the coding sequence GTGACCCGGGGGCCCCTGTCCGGCCTGCTCGTCGCAGACTTCGGACGCGTCCTGGCCGCTCCGTACGCCACGATGCTCCTCGCGGATCTCGGCGCCGACGTCATCAAGGTCGAGCATCCGGACACCGGCGACGACACCCGGGCCTGGGGACCGCCTCACGCCCACGGCGAAGCCACGTACTACCTCTCGGTCAACCGCAACAAACGCTCCCTCACGCTCGACCTGCGCGACGAGCAGGACCTGCGCGCAGCGACGGAGCTGGTCCGCCGGGCCGATGTTCTCTTCGAGAACTTCCGGCCCGGGATCATGGGCAAGTACGGCCTCGGTTACGACCGGGCGCGCGAACTCAACCCCCGCCTCGTGTACTGCTCGATCACCGGGTTCGGCGCCGGTGCAGGCGCCGCCCTGCCCGGCTACGACCTGCTGATCCAGGCGGTCGGCGGCCTGATGAGCGTCACCGGGTCGGCCTCCGGGCAGCCGGTGAAGACGGGCGTGGCCCTCGTGGACGTGTTGACCGGACTGCATGCGGCGATCGGCGTGCTGGCCGCGCTGCGCCACCGTGAGGCCACCGGGGAAGGACAGCACGTCCAGGTCAATCTCCTCTCCTGCCTGCTGTCCAGCCTGGTCAACCAGGCCGGCGGCTACACCCTCGCCGGCAAGGTGCCGGGCATCCTGGGCAACCGGCATCCGTCGATCGCCCCGTACGAGGTCTTCCCGACCAAGGACCGTCCGCTGGCCGTCGCCGTCGGCAACGACCGGCAGTTCCGAGCCTTGTGCCAGGGACTGGACGAACCGGGGCTGGCCGACGACCCTCGCTTCGCGACCAACACCGACCGGGTGGCCCAGGTCGACGAACTCGCCGAGCGGCTGCGGGATCTGCTGTCGGCGCGGACCGCGCCGGAATGGTTCGACCGGCTCAGCCCGCTCGGTGTGCCCTGCGGACCGGTGAACGACCTCGCACAGGCCTTCGATCTGGCCGACACTCTCGGTCTGAGTCCCCGTGCCACGGCCACCGGGCCGGACGGCTCCGCTATGCAGCTGGTCGCCAACCCGATCGGCCTCTCCAGCACCCCGCCCCGCTACGAACGCCGCCCGCCGTGCCTCGGCGAGCACACGGACGACCTCAGGGCCTGGCTGGATTCCTGA